The Gemmatimonadaceae bacterium genome includes the window CGGGTGAATGACGGTGACGCCCGTGCGCACCGGTCCCTGGCCGACGACGAGCGCGCCGTTGCCGGAGATGAGAGTCGTGTGCCCGACCTCCACGCCGGCGACGTCGGTGATCGCGTCGAGCGTGCCCGGCGTACCGCCGATTTTCGCCGAGAGACCGAGATCACGAGCGCGCGGCTTTGACGCTGTCGTTTGCGCGGAAGCGTTGGCGAGGAGGAGAAAGCTGCTGAGCGAGAGCGCGAGGAGGTTGGCGCGCATGTTGAGACTCCGGACAGGAAGGCGAAATTACGGCGCGGAGAAGCTAGCGCGGATCTTGCGCGTCGGCGAGATTCGCCCGCCGCTGCAATCGCCGCGTGAACACAAAGGACGCCGACATGCAACCGCCGGAGTCGTTCGTGATCGGTTCGATGCCGGGCTATTCGCCGGGCATCAGCCGCCTCGTTGGCATGATGACGTACGCGCGTTGGACGACGCTTCGCGCCATCGAGGGCCTGACCGCTCCGCAGCTCGACCATCTGCACGATCAGTCGAGCAACACGATCGGCGCGCTGCTCACCCACATCGCGAGCGTCGAGGTCGTGTATCAGCGCCTAACGTTTGCGGGTCGCGCCATCTCGTCACCGGAGTACGACGGCGAGTGGTCGATCGCCTTGCAG containing:
- a CDS encoding DUF664 domain-containing protein, producing the protein MNTKDADMQPPESFVIGSMPGYSPGISRLVGMMTYARWTTLRAIEGLTAPQLDHLHDQSSNTIGALLTHIASVEVVYQRLTFAGRAISSPEYDGEWSIALQLGYRARDALRGKPLTHYVQSLEVVRAFTLEELSHHDDRWLDQTTAFWNGRQANNYFKWFHVFEDELNHRGQIRWLKQRLP